Proteins encoded in a region of the Sphingopyxis sp. OAS728 genome:
- a CDS encoding MDR family MFS transporter, whose protein sequence is MASNALPRRSAAAALPDDDSIPLHERVRYRGLLTVAVMGASIMQILDTTIANVAIPHMQSALGATSETVTWVLTSYILASAVAMPITGWLADRIGRRELFMAAVVGFIIASMACGAAQSLEQMVAFRFLQGVSAAFIGPLSQSVMLDINPPERHARAMSIWGMGIMIGPILGPILGGWLTESVNWRWVFYVNLPVGLLTLAMMWALLPKTKSVTRRFDLFGFSMLALGLAALQLMLDRGAHLDWFDSIEIWIELAVAVSCLWMFVVHMFTARAPLFSRLMLADRNLVTAMGFMIVIGVVMFASMALLPPMLQNLFGWPVIDTGVVLALRGIGILASMWVAGQLLGKIDARWMVGTGLLIAAYSLWQMSHWSLEMGMQPVIISGLVQGLGMGLIFIPLNTMAFATIQPQYRTDGSSLLNLFRSIGASVGISVVTTLLGANIQTSHEDLAAHVTNSSVALLDPSTADRFGIAGDAAMAMVNAEINRQAAMVAYIDDFWLMMWVTLASVPLVLLLRPPKPGGPKASAADMGH, encoded by the coding sequence GTGGCGAGCAACGCCCTCCCCCGCCGCTCCGCCGCCGCGGCGCTGCCCGACGATGACAGCATCCCGCTGCACGAACGCGTGCGCTATCGCGGGCTGCTGACCGTCGCGGTCATGGGCGCGTCGATCATGCAGATCCTCGACACGACGATCGCCAATGTCGCCATCCCGCATATGCAGTCGGCATTGGGCGCGACGAGCGAGACGGTGACGTGGGTGCTGACGAGCTATATCCTAGCGAGCGCCGTCGCGATGCCGATCACCGGCTGGCTCGCCGACCGGATCGGTCGGCGCGAATTGTTCATGGCGGCGGTCGTCGGCTTCATCATCGCATCAATGGCGTGCGGCGCCGCGCAATCGCTCGAACAGATGGTCGCCTTCCGCTTTTTGCAGGGGGTGAGCGCGGCCTTTATCGGGCCGCTGTCGCAATCGGTGATGCTCGACATCAACCCGCCCGAACGCCACGCGCGCGCGATGTCGATCTGGGGCATGGGGATCATGATCGGGCCGATCCTGGGGCCGATATTGGGTGGCTGGCTGACCGAGAGCGTCAACTGGCGCTGGGTCTTTTACGTCAACCTGCCCGTTGGGCTGCTCACGCTCGCGATGATGTGGGCGCTGCTGCCCAAGACAAAAAGCGTCACGCGGCGGTTCGACCTGTTCGGTTTCTCGATGCTCGCGCTGGGGCTCGCCGCCTTGCAGCTGATGCTCGACCGCGGCGCGCATCTCGACTGGTTCGACAGCATCGAAATCTGGATCGAGCTGGCAGTCGCGGTCTCGTGCCTGTGGATGTTCGTCGTCCATATGTTCACCGCGCGCGCGCCGCTGTTCAGCCGCCTGATGCTCGCCGACCGCAACCTCGTCACCGCGATGGGCTTCATGATCGTGATCGGGGTCGTGATGTTCGCATCGATGGCGCTGCTGCCCCCGATGCTGCAGAATCTGTTCGGCTGGCCGGTGATCGATACCGGCGTCGTGCTCGCGCTGCGCGGGATCGGCATCCTCGCCAGCATGTGGGTCGCGGGGCAATTGCTCGGCAAGATCGACGCGCGCTGGATGGTCGGCACCGGGCTGCTCATCGCCGCTTACTCGCTCTGGCAGATGAGCCACTGGTCGCTCGAAATGGGGATGCAGCCGGTGATCATCAGCGGGCTGGTGCAGGGGCTGGGCATGGGGCTGATCTTCATCCCGCTCAACACGATGGCGTTCGCGACGATCCAGCCGCAATATCGCACCGACGGATCGAGCCTGCTCAACCTGTTCCGCAGCATCGGCGCGTCGGTCGGCATTTCGGTGGTCACCACGCTGCTCGGTGCGAACATCCAGACGAGCCACGAGGACCTGGCGGCGCATGTCACCAACAGTTCGGTCGCGCTGCTCGACCCGTCGACCGCCGACCGCTTCGGCATCGCGGGCGACGCGGCGATGGCGATGGTCAATGCCGAGATCAACCGGCAGGCGGCGATGGTCGCCTATATCGACGATTTCTGGCTGATGATGTGGGTGACGCTGGCGTCGGTGCCGCTGGTGCTGCTGCTACGCCCGCCGAAGCCCGGGGGGCCGAAGGCGTCGGCGGCGGATATGGGGCATTAA
- a CDS encoding GFA family protein, translated as MAAEFTGGCRCGQLRYRFEQDGPLLNYCCHCLDCQKSTASAFADQVIVSTDALTLTGRSMIYSTERPSGGTTNNRHCPDCFSRVCNANTVYPAMTIVRAGTLDDPSGLEPFAHIWTSRKRGWIAIDPTVPVFAENADPAEFMRLAMARRAG; from the coding sequence ATGGCTGCCGAATTCACCGGCGGCTGCCGCTGCGGGCAACTGCGCTACCGCTTCGAACAGGACGGGCCGCTGCTCAACTATTGCTGCCACTGCCTCGATTGCCAGAAATCGACCGCGAGCGCCTTTGCCGATCAAGTCATCGTATCGACCGATGCGCTGACACTGACCGGGCGCAGTATGATCTATTCGACCGAGCGCCCGTCCGGCGGGACGACGAACAACCGGCACTGCCCCGACTGCTTCAGCCGCGTGTGCAATGCGAACACCGTCTATCCCGCGATGACGATCGTGCGCGCCGGCACCCTCGACGATCCATCGGGGCTCGAACCCTTCGCGCATATCTGGACCAGCCGGAAACGCGGCTGGATCGCGATCGACCCGACAGTGCCGGTCTTCGCCGAAAACGCCGACCCGGCGGAATTCATGCGCCTCGCAATGGCGCGCCGGGCGGGCTGA
- a CDS encoding DUF2238 domain-containing protein yields the protein MSAATPPAQRRLIGALLALLLLAQVDQPYPEIALLQHIPTMLLIVAAPWLLRRWPLSTASVACIALFMALHTLGGRYAYSNVPYDDWARAITGSSLSDAFGWTRNHYDRLVHFAFGALSVIPVAEIARRWGGFGPRGATLTVLGWVLAISCLYEIFEWLLTIVAAGETADRYNGQQGDIWDAQKDMALATLGAILVLAIPRRDRREYA from the coding sequence GTGAGCGCCGCCACCCCGCCCGCGCAGCGCCGCCTTATCGGGGCGCTCCTTGCGCTACTGCTCCTTGCGCAGGTCGACCAGCCCTATCCCGAAATCGCGTTGCTCCAGCATATCCCGACGATGCTGCTGATCGTCGCCGCGCCATGGCTGCTCCGCCGCTGGCCGCTGTCGACCGCCTCGGTCGCGTGCATCGCCCTCTTCATGGCACTCCACACGCTCGGCGGCCGCTATGCGTACAGCAATGTCCCTTATGACGACTGGGCGCGCGCGATCACCGGCAGCAGCCTGTCCGACGCCTTCGGCTGGACGCGCAACCATTATGACCGCCTCGTCCATTTCGCCTTCGGCGCGCTGTCGGTGATCCCCGTTGCCGAGATCGCGCGGCGCTGGGGCGGCTTCGGCCCGCGCGGCGCAACATTAACCGTGCTCGGCTGGGTTTTGGCGATATCCTGCCTCTACGAAATCTTCGAATGGCTGCTCACCATCGTCGCGGCGGGCGAAACCGCCGATCGCTACAACGGGCAGCAAGGCGACATATGGGACGCGCAAAAGGATATGGCGCTCGCGACCCTCGGTGCGATACTGGTGCTGGCGATCCCGCGCCGCGACAGGAGAGAATATGCGTAA